The genomic stretch CGAGGACGTCGAGGCCGTGTATATCGTGCTGCCGAACAGCCTGCACCGCGACTTCATCACGCGGGCCGCCAGGATGGGCAAGCACGTCCTGAGCGAGAAGCCGCTGGGCATGGACGCCAAGGATGCCCAGAAGATCGTGGACGCCTGCAAGAAGGCCGGCGTGCTGCTCATGACCGCGTACCGCTGCCAGTACAGCCCCCACCACTGGGCCGCCCGCGACGCCGTGCAGAGCGGCAAGCTGGGCAAGGTGAAGCTGCTCGACTCCATGCACGTGCAGGTCGAGGACGACCCGACCGTGTGGCGGCTCCAGAAGGAACTCGCGGGGGGCGGCCCGCTGCCCGACGTGGGCATCTATTCGCTGAACACCCTGCGCTTCGTGACCGGTCAGGAGCCCGAGTGGGTCTTCGCCACGCTGCACCAGCCCAAGGGCGACAAGCGGTTCAAGGAGGTCGAGGAGTCCGTGAGCTTCATGCTCGGCTTCCCGGACGGTGTGACCGCCAACTGCCACACCAGCTACGGCGCATTCAAGACCGACACCCTGCGCGTGATGGGCGACGAGGGCAGCGTCCTGATGGATCCAGCCTTCAAGTACGAGGGTCTGAAACTCACCATCCAGGACGAGGCCGGGGCCATGACGCCCACCTTCCCGCCGTACGACCAGTTCGGGCTGGAGTTCGACCACTTCGCCCAGCGCGTCCGCGACGGCAAGACTCCGTGGACGCCCGGCGAGGAGGCCGTGCAGGATCACGTGATCATGGACGCCATCTAC from Deinococcus sp. AB2017081 encodes the following:
- a CDS encoding Gfo/Idh/MocA family protein yields the protein MPRKPKLKPPTPQSRRVGYAIVGLGKLSVQELIPAARTSQESYVAALVTSEEDKGEGFAQALGLTDADVYTYDEFDRLAEREDVEAVYIVLPNSLHRDFITRAARMGKHVLSEKPLGMDAKDAQKIVDACKKAGVLLMTAYRCQYSPHHWAARDAVQSGKLGKVKLLDSMHVQVEDDPTVWRLQKELAGGGPLPDVGIYSLNTLRFVTGQEPEWVFATLHQPKGDKRFKEVEESVSFMLGFPDGVTANCHTSYGAFKTDTLRVMGDEGSVLMDPAFKYEGLKLTIQDEAGAMTPTFPPYDQFGLEFDHFAQRVRDGKTPWTPGEEAVQDHVIMDAIYESARTGKVVNLKAVKKKDAFRGKKPQLPGAGQ